Below is a genomic region from Granulicella sibirica.
CGAGTCGTAAGGACCAGACATGCCAACATCGGTCTGGTAAGCAGTTCCCATCGGAAGCACACGCTCATCCGCGGTCGGAATATGCGTATGCGTCCCAAGAACAGCGGTCACGCGACCGTCGAGATACCAGCCAAGCGCAACCTTCTCGCTCGACGCCTCGGCATGGATATCGAGCAGGATCACCTTCGCGGTGATCTTCGACAGCAACTCATCCGCCTTGCGGAACGGGTCGTCGCATGCCGACATGAAGACCCGTCCCTGCATGTTCATGACGGCGTACTCTGTTCCGTCAGGCAGTGTGCCCTGGTAGAAGCCGAACCCGGGCGTTCCAACCGCGTAGTTGGCGGGACGCAGAACACGTCTCGGCCGCTCGTGGCTGTTGGCGGGAACGTTCATGTAGTCGAAGATCTCGCGCTTGTCCCAGATGTGATTTCCGGTGGTGATCACGTGGGCGCCAAGATCGAAGATCTCCTCGGCAAGCGAGGGCGTGAGGCCGAATCCTCCAGCGGCGTTTTCGCCGTTGATGACGAGGAGGTCGACGGCGTTCGATTCGAGGACGTGTGGGAGATGCTCGCGGACGATGTGGCGGCCAGCGGATCCGAAGATATCGCCGACAAAGAGGATATTCACTCGTGAGAGGTTAGCAGATTTGGATCACCGAATGATCGGAGGCGGTAATTGCGATATCGTCTACCGATGGCCGCGTACACAATCCGGAAGATGACAGTCGACGATGCAGGGCTCGTCGGCGAGCAGAGAGAGAAGATGTTTCAAGCAGTTAACAAACCGCAGGATGCGCTGGACGCGATGCGTGAGCCGTTCCTGAAATGGGTCGCTCCCAAACTGGTTGACGGAAGTTACCTTGGCTGGGCAGTGGAGCACGAAGGAAAGGCAATCGGCGGTGCGGGCCTGATAGTGCTCGACTGGCCTCCGCACTACCTTCATCCGACGGACGCACGCAGAGGTTATCTACTGAACGTGTACGTGGACGGCGATCATCGCGGCCAGGGACTGGCACGGAAGCTTGTCGAGGCGAGTTACGAAGGCGCCCGGGAGTTAGGCATTCACTATCTCGTACTGCATGCGAGCGAGCTCGGGAGACCCGTCTATGAACGGATGGGTTGGAAGGACACGAACGAGATGTCATTAATGCTTGTGGAAGAAGACTGATATATGTGTGCGGTAAGCGTCAAAGACAGGAGAGCTGTGGTAGCTTGCTTGGGATGGCAGAGAGTGGACAATTCCGGTTGGGTCTTCGGCTGCTGACGGTGCTGGCGAAAGGCCCCGGCACGATGCATACCTCGGCGGCAATCGCGGAGGAGCTTGGCGAGAGCCCGGTTGTGGTGCGGAGGATGTTTCTCCTGCTGCACAAGGCCGGGCTGATCGAGCAGAAGAAGGGGCCGAACGGCGGCGCGAAGCTGATGATTCCGGCCAAGCAGATTGGCGTAGGGACAGTCTACGGAGCGGTGTCGAAGGGGTGGCTTGTCGTGGGGGATGCTTCTGTCGATGGCGTGATGAAGAAGGTTCGCGCCGAGGCGATTGCGGCGATGAATGAGACGACACTGAACCAGGTGGTAAAGAAGCTTCGCAAGGCATAGCGAGTTACCGCATAGGTGAATAGATCACGTATGCGGTAACTCGACTAAGAAGGCGAAGGAACGGCTTCAGTGTTGGGCTGCTGAGGCTTGACGATGGGCCGCATGAGTGGGAACAGGATGACATCGCGGATGGACTTTGAGCCTGTCAGCAGCATGGTGAGACGGTCGATGCCGATTCCTTCTCCGGCTGTCGGCGGAAGACCGTAGCCGAGGGCTCGGACGTAGTCCTCATCCATCTTGTGGGCTTCGTCGTCGCCACGGTCGCGCTCTTTGAGCTGGTCCTCGAAGCGCTTGCGCTGCTCGTCGGGGTCGTTGAGCTCGGAGAAGGCGTTGCCGACTTCGAAGCCTCCGATGTAGAACTCGAAACGCTCAACCCAGTCGGGTTCGTCGGGCTTTTGCTTGCTTAGGGGGCTTACGGCTAGGGGGAAATCGTAGATGATGTGCGGCTGAATCAGGTGCTCTTCGGCGAGAAGCTCAAAAACCTCTGCGATGATTTTTCCCAAGGGAACTCCACCTGCTAATCGCAGCCGCACTAAACCAAGCGCGTTGGATAACGGCATTACAAAACTTCGTAGTTCGTCGGGCGTAAATCTCGTGTCCGGTTCGAGTTGCTCGAAGATCTTGACAGACTCTCTATATGTTTCCTCAACCTTTGACAAAAACAGATCCGGACTAAGAAATTCTTCCAGGCTCGGCGCTGGGGAAAGATGCTCCGGCCACCATCTGACGATGGCTTCGCGCATGGAAAGCTTGGTCCACTTACTCAGGTCTATTTCGTTACCGTCAAAGTTCGTGATTGTGGAACCATTCACTTCGATTGCGACCTTCGTAATGATGTCCTGCGTGAGGTCCATCAGGTCGTGGTAGTTGCTGTAGGCCTGGTAGAACTCGAGCATGGTGAACTCGGGGTTGTGGCTGGTGTCGATGCCCTCGTTGCGGAAGTTGCGGTTGATCTCGTAGACGCGGTCGAGGCCGCCCACGACGAGGCGCTTGAGGTAGAGTTCGGGGGCGATGCGCAGGCTCAGGTCGAGGTCGAGTGCGTTGTGATGCGTGATGAAGGGTCGGGCGGCGGCTCCACCGGCGATGCCGACGAGCATGGGGGTTTCGACCTCGATGTAGCCTCGGTCGTCGAAGTAGCGGCGGATCGCACGAAGGATTGCGGCGCGCTTCATGAAGACTTCGCGGACGTTGGGTGGGGCTTCGGACTCCTCGGTTGACGGAGCGGGTGCAGGCTTCGGAGCTAGTTCCTGTGCGGTCTGCGCAGCCTGCATCGCGGCGAGAACTTCAGTTTTATCGGGGGCGGCGTCGGAGGACGCAGGCGTTGGCGCGGAGGGAAGCGCTGGCGGCTCAGGCGTGGCTTCCGCCTGCTTCGGTGTCGCGCCGGAGTTCATGATGAGGTCGACGTAGCGCTGGCGGTAGCGGAGCTCGGTGTCCTCGAGGCCGTGGTACTTGTCCGGCAACGCGAGCATGGACTTGGCGAGGAACGTGATCGCGGGCAGGTCGTCGACCGCGTGCACGTGGATGGTGAGCTCGCCGGTGCGGGTGCGGAAGAGGTGTCCGCGCACGCCGATGTGGTCGCCGAGGTCGAGGAGCTTCTCCTTGAACAGCGGGAAGAGCTCCTCGCCGACGTCGTCCTTGCGGACGTAGATCTGGAAGCGCTGGCCGCCTTGCTGGAGCTGGGCGAAGCCGGCTTTGCCCTGGACGCGGAGGGCCATGATGCGGCCGGCGACGGAGACGTTGATGGGCTTCGCGGCAGGGTCTTCGAGCTCGACCGCGGTAAGGTGGTCGTGGGCGGCGTGGAGCTCGGGGATGGTGTGATCGGCGGCGTAGTGGTTCGGGTAGGTCGCTTCGGCGTAGGTTAGGCCGTTGGCCATGCCGATCTCAGCGATCTGGCGGAGCTTCTGGCGGCGGTGGTCGTACTGGGCTAGTTCGAAATCGGATTCAGACACGGTGGTTCCTTCTAACTGAATGCGTCCTCTGGTTTTGGCGGGGACGTTGACGCTTTAGTATAGCGGCGTGATGTAATCAGCGGATGGCTGATGGCACGAGCGGCGGGGGCGGGAAGGGCAAAGGAGCGCTTGGCGATCTGGTGAAGGCCGAGTCGATGATCCAGTTTGCGATCGCCTTGCCTGCCGGATGCGTGATCGGCTGGCTGCTCGGCCATTGGGCGGATAAGCACTTCCACCAGAATTGGATCGGCGTTGTCGGGATCATGCTTGGAGCGGTCGCGGGGTTCATCCAGATCTTCCGGACAGCGTCTGGATTTCTGAAGAGGGATTCGTGACCGGAATGCGGCTGATGGAGCAGTTCACGGACGAGGATTTCAAGCGGACGATCTGGGGTGCGCTTCGCCTGATGGCGATCGTTCTGGTAGTTACCCTGCCTCTGGTCTGGTGGAAGGCCGGGTGGCAGAGCGCGGCACTTCTGGCCGTTGGAGCGGTGATTTCGGGGTCCGGACTGTACGAGTGGTTGAGGCTGATGACTGCGGTGATGGCGCGGATGGATCTTGGTGGCGAGGCGAAGCCGCTCGGGATGGTTCTTACCGGTTTCTTCATCAGGCTGGGCCTGACCATCGTGGTTCTCTATGTTAGTCTAAGGTTTCTGGATGGCTCGGTTTACGCGCTGGCAGGCGGCCTTGCGCTTGGAGTGTTTTCACTCTCGGTCGAGGGTCTTCGGTTGATGAAGGCCTGGACGGTTTAGCCCGCGTTCCCTCTATCCAGCTTCACCTCTATGCCGATACAGCCTGCTTTTACCCAATTTCTGAATGCGCACCTCGCTGGGCCGGCCAACGCGCTGCTGAGCGCGGTGCACGTGCATCCGGTTTACCCGGAAGCGCCGATTACGACGGCAGTTTCGATGGAACTGCTTGTGTTCGTGGTTCTTGTCGCCTACTTCGTGATCGTCCGTGTAAGCCTGCAGGTCGAGAAGCCCGGTGCGGTGCAGCACATGGCCGAGATGACGCACGAGTTCGTCTCCGAACAGGGCGAGTCGATCATCGGTCATGGCTTCGAAAAGTTCGTCAGCTACCTGACGGCGCTGTTCCTGTTCATCCTGATCGCAAACCTGATGGGCCTGGTTCCGGGTCTTGAATCACCGACGGCGAATGTCACGGTTCCGCTCGGGTTCGCGCTGGTGACTTTTCTGTATTACCACTACCACGGCATCCGAGCGAACGGCTTTGGGTACATCAAGCAGTTCCTTGGTCCGGTGCCGCTGATTGCGTGGCTTCTGTTTCCGATCGAGATCATCTCGCACCTTGCGCGTGTGCTTTCGCTCACGGTTCGTCTCTACGCGAATATGTACGCCGGCGACCTGTTGACGCTTGCGTTCTTCTCGCTCGTTCCGGTCGGCATTCCGCTTGTCTTCCTCGGTCTTCACCTTGGGGTGGCGGCGATCCAGGCGTATGTGTTCATGCTTCTGGCGATGATCTATCTTTCACTCGCTGTCGCGCACGATCACTAGAGTTCAGGTTTTGCCGCGAGGGTCTGTCTCCCACCTCGCGGTAGTTGGACGCCGCATAGCGTGAGGGTGCCAGCACGGTGAGCATCAACCACCCACTGGCGGCGTATCCCGGGAGCGCGGAGTTTTACGATGAAGAAGCTTCAATACATGTTTATGTCCCTGGCTGCGATGCTGCTTGCAACGCCGGCCTTTGCGCAGGGTGCCGCTGAGCCTGCTGGTAAGTGGTATGTCTCGATCGCTGCCGGTCTTGGCATGGCGATCGCTGCCGGCCTTTGCGGTCTCGGTCAGGGTAAGGCAACCGCTTCGGCAACCGAAGCGCTGGCACGGAACCCGGGCGCTCGCCCTGGAATCTTCGTGTTCCTGATTCTCGGTCTCGCGTTTATCGAGTCCCTCGCGCTGTTCACGTTCGTCATCATCTTCCTCAAGGTTCAGTAGTTTTCCGTTTCGCAAAGAGCCTCCGCTGCGGCGGGGGCTTTTTCGTCTTTGTTTGCATCTCACTTTCAGAAACGCGTTCACGCGTGATTCTTGCGAGGAGATATGGCCTATGAAACGAGCGATTTACTGGGGAACGATTGTGGCGGGTGTGGTGGCGGCTTACATGATGTACCGGCGTGGTGAGTCGGTAGGAACGATTGCAAAGTCGACGATTTTCAACCCGGTCGGGGCGCTGGTGAACGAAGTTCAGAACGTGGCTTAGGGGGCTACCCCCCCCCCACACTGTCGGGGTGTAAGTCTTTTCGATACAACAAGATAAGAGTTTGGTTGCGCTGTATCTTGTTGCAATGATTGGACTTACTCCCTAAATATCAGATAAGAAAGAACTTAGCGCGGCACTGGGCCTAAGAAGAGAGGCCGCATCCCTTTCGGGCGGCGGCCTTTTCCATTACTGCCTTAATTGTATCGGAGTGACCGAAACTAAAAGGACAGTGACTTTTCGCTTTGGTTTGTTGGAGTTACGCGGTTTTGGGGCTTGACAAGATTTTGGGCACTTCGGACGGTCAGAGGCAACGGCAAGTGCCGACGCAGATTCCCTTCGGGAATGACAACCAGAAAGGCAAAAGCAACGGCAACGGCGGCGGTCTTTAGGGGCGATGGGTGACGCTGCGACAGGATTTTGTCTAGTGAGCGGTCGCGTCGACTTTGGCGTTGCACTCGTCGGGGTGCTGGGTGCACCAGAGGGTAGCGTCGGATTCGCGAGTGTGGGATGCGGCCGGCGCATCCAGGCTTGGCAGGGTGGCGATCCCGGCTCGCTGGGCTAGTGCGAGGATGGGGCCGGGGAAGACGCCGAGGATCAGGGTTGCGGCTACGGCCAGGGTGAGGCCGGCTTCAGCGGAGAAGCTGACGTGGCGGTAGGGGAGATTATCCAGCGCGGGGCTTACCGTTGCCTTCGTGGGATGGGTGTAGATGGCTGCGAGGAGACGGAGGTAGTAGAAGCAGGCTACGCCGGAGTTCAGGAGGCCGATGACCGCGAGCCAGACGTGGCCAGCGTGCATGGCCGAGGTGAAGACGTAGAACTTACCGAAGAAGCCGCCGGTGAATGGGATGCCGATCAGCGACAGCAGGAAAAAGGCGAGGGTCGCGGAAAGCACGGGGCGTTTGAGGGCTAGGCCGGTGTAGTCGTCGAGCGAGCGCAGGCTTTCGTTGTAGCCCGAGATCTGGGTGACGACGGCGAAGGCTCCTACGTTCATGGCGGCGTAGGTCGCGGTGTAGAAGGCTGCGGCAGCGATTCCTTCGCGCGGGAAGGCGGTGAAGGCGACGAGAAGGTAGCCTGCGTGGGCGATGGACGAGTAGGCGAGCATGCGCTTGACGTCGCGCTGGACGAGTGCTCCGAGGTTGCCGATGGTCATCGAGAGGGCGGCGAGGATCCAGAGGAGGATGGCCCAGCGGTGCTCCATCGAGGCATATCCGGAGAAGGTGATGCGCAGCAGGACAGCAAAGGCGGCGGCCTTGGGGGCGGTCGACATGAGGCCGACGACGGGTGCGGGAGCGCCCTGGTAGACGTCGGGCGTCCAGACGTGGAAGGGAGCGGCGGAGACCTTGAAGCCGATGCCGATGATGATCATGGCGAGGGCGAGGAAGGCCATCGTGGGGGTGGCGCTGGTGCCAAGACCGGCTGCGATGGCAGAGATCGTGGTCGATCCGGTCGCTCCGTAGGAGAGTGCGATGCCGTAGAGGAAGAAAGCCGTGGCGAAGGAGCCGAGCAGGAAGTACTTGATGGAGGACTCGGAGCCGGTGGCCTGGCCCTTGCGGAAGCCGGCCATGATGTAGGTCGAGATTGATGAGATCTCGAGACCGACGAAGACCATGAGGAGCTCGACCGAGCAGGTCATGAGCATCATGCCGACGGCTCCGAAGAGCGAGAGGGCGAAGTACTCGCCGGCGTGGGTGGCGTTGCCTTCGAAGTAGTCGAGCGACCCGAGCAGGGTGACGAGGACGACTCCCGCGATGACGAAGTGGAAGAAGACGGAGAAGGCGTCGACCTGGATGGTTCCGGAGAAGGCGGTGATGCGGCCGAAGGAGAGCTGGTACCAGCTTGCGCCGCCTGCCGCGAGGGTGCCGAGGATGGCGAGCCAGCCGAGCGGCTTGCGGGATGCGCCGAGGGCAAGGCACGGCTCCGCGACCATGACGAGGACGCCGACGGCGGTAAGGATGATCTCGGGAAGGAGGGCGAGGACGTTCGGGGACATTAGCGGGTCGCCTCCTGCGGGGTAGACTTTGCGATCTGGGGTGCGGAGACGGTGCGGACGAGCTTTGCCTCGGGAACTTTCGGGTCGGGAGCGAAGCCCTTGACGGGGGTCTGGGGCTGGGGGAGAACGGCGGCGAGGGGGACGCCAACCTCGTCGATGGCGCGGAGCCAGAAGGTGGAGCGGACGCCCATAACGAGGAAGAGGATGGCAAGGATCCAGAGGGAGACGTGTTCGCGGAGGTCGAGGTCGGGGGCCTGGACGGTGTCGGGCTTGTAGCCGATGTCGCCGTAGAAGACGCGCTGGATCATCCAGAGCATGTAAGAGGCGGAGAGGATGACGCCGGTGGTGGCAACGGTCGTCCAGAGAATGTGGTGGGCGAAGGCGGACTGCATGGAGCCGGCGAGGATGAGGAACTCGCCCACGAAGCCGTTGAGCATGGGCAGACCGACGACGGCGAGGGTGGTGACGACGAACATGGTGACGACCCAGGGGAGCTTCGAGGCGAGACCGCCGTAGTCGCGGATGTCGTATGTCCCGTAGCGCTCATAAAGGAGGCCCATGAGGATGAAGAGGGCGGCACCGGAGAGGCTTTCGGAGAGGATGTGGAAGATGCCGCCGTCTAGGCCGGAGATGGTGAAGGTGAAGATGCCGAGGGTGATGAAGGAGAGCGCGCCGAGCGTGGCGAAGGCGGCTAGGCGCTTGAGGTCGACCTGCGTGATGGCGATGAGTGAGCCGTAGACGATGCCGATGGCTCCGAGCGCAAGCATGAGAGGAGCGATGCGGTGGGACTCGGCAGGGAAGAGGCCGAAGGAGAAGCGGAGGATGGAGTAGAGACCGAGCTTTCCGGCGAGGACCATGACGGCGGCGGTGGGGGCTTCGGAGATGGCGTCGGCCAGCCAGCCGTGCAGCGGGAAGACGGGAACCTTGACGGCGAACGCGACGAGGAAGGCTAAGGATGCAAGCCACATCGCGGCGGGATGGCCGGTGAGTAGATGCTTCGAGGCGATGGTCGGGAGATCGAAGGTTCCGGTTTGGGTGTAGACCCAGAGCATGCCGACGAGGAGGATGGCCGAAGGAATGAAGGCGTAGAGGAAGTACTTG
It encodes:
- a CDS encoding TIGR00282 family metallophosphoesterase, whose translation is MNILFVGDIFGSAGRHIVREHLPHVLESNAVDLLVINGENAAGGFGLTPSLAEEIFDLGAHVITTGNHIWDKREIFDYMNVPANSHERPRRVLRPANYAVGTPGFGFYQGTLPDGTEYAVMNMQGRVFMSACDDPFRKADELLSKITAKVILLDIHAEASSEKVALGWYLDGRVTAVLGTHTHIPTADERVLPMGTAYQTDVGMSGPYDSVIGVEKELVLQRFLTGMPGKFEAAKGNPKMCAALIQCDAATGRAFHIQRLMLGE
- a CDS encoding GNAT family N-acetyltransferase — protein: MRYRLPMAAYTIRKMTVDDAGLVGEQREKMFQAVNKPQDALDAMREPFLKWVAPKLVDGSYLGWAVEHEGKAIGGAGLIVLDWPPHYLHPTDARRGYLLNVYVDGDHRGQGLARKLVEASYEGARELGIHYLVLHASELGRPVYERMGWKDTNEMSLMLVEED
- a CDS encoding RrF2 family transcriptional regulator; its protein translation is MAESGQFRLGLRLLTVLAKGPGTMHTSAAIAEELGESPVVVRRMFLLLHKAGLIEQKKGPNGGAKLMIPAKQIGVGTVYGAVSKGWLVVGDASVDGVMKKVRAEAIAAMNETTLNQVVKKLRKA
- a CDS encoding lysine--tRNA ligase, with amino-acid sequence MSESDFELAQYDHRRQKLRQIAEIGMANGLTYAEATYPNHYAADHTIPELHAAHDHLTAVELEDPAAKPINVSVAGRIMALRVQGKAGFAQLQQGGQRFQIYVRKDDVGEELFPLFKEKLLDLGDHIGVRGHLFRTRTGELTIHVHAVDDLPAITFLAKSMLALPDKYHGLEDTELRYRQRYVDLIMNSGATPKQAEATPEPPALPSAPTPASSDAAPDKTEVLAAMQAAQTAQELAPKPAPAPSTEESEAPPNVREVFMKRAAILRAIRRYFDDRGYIEVETPMLVGIAGGAAARPFITHHNALDLDLSLRIAPELYLKRLVVGGLDRVYEINRNFRNEGIDTSHNPEFTMLEFYQAYSNYHDLMDLTQDIITKVAIEVNGSTITNFDGNEIDLSKWTKLSMREAIVRWWPEHLSPAPSLEEFLSPDLFLSKVEETYRESVKIFEQLEPDTRFTPDELRSFVMPLSNALGLVRLRLAGGVPLGKIIAEVFELLAEEHLIQPHIIYDFPLAVSPLSKQKPDEPDWVERFEFYIGGFEVGNAFSELNDPDEQRKRFEDQLKERDRGDDEAHKMDEDYVRALGYGLPPTAGEGIGIDRLTMLLTGSKSIRDVILFPLMRPIVKPQQPNTEAVPSPS
- a CDS encoding AtpZ/AtpI family protein — encoded protein: MADGTSGGGGKGKGALGDLVKAESMIQFAIALPAGCVIGWLLGHWADKHFHQNWIGVVGIMLGAVAGFIQIFRTASGFLKRDS
- the atpB gene encoding F0F1 ATP synthase subunit A, whose amino-acid sequence is MPIQPAFTQFLNAHLAGPANALLSAVHVHPVYPEAPITTAVSMELLVFVVLVAYFVIVRVSLQVEKPGAVQHMAEMTHEFVSEQGESIIGHGFEKFVSYLTALFLFILIANLMGLVPGLESPTANVTVPLGFALVTFLYYHYHGIRANGFGYIKQFLGPVPLIAWLLFPIEIISHLARVLSLTVRLYANMYAGDLLTLAFFSLVPVGIPLVFLGLHLGVAAIQAYVFMLLAMIYLSLAVAHDH
- a CDS encoding ATP synthase F0 subunit C, which encodes MKKLQYMFMSLAAMLLATPAFAQGAAEPAGKWYVSIAAGLGMAIAAGLCGLGQGKATASATEALARNPGARPGIFVFLILGLAFIESLALFTFVIIFLKVQ
- a CDS encoding NADH-quinone oxidoreductase subunit N: MSPNVLALLPEIILTAVGVLVMVAEPCLALGASRKPLGWLAILGTLAAGGASWYQLSFGRITAFSGTIQVDAFSVFFHFVIAGVVLVTLLGSLDYFEGNATHAGEYFALSLFGAVGMMLMTCSVELLMVFVGLEISSISTYIMAGFRKGQATGSESSIKYFLLGSFATAFFLYGIALSYGATGSTTISAIAAGLGTSATPTMAFLALAMIIIGIGFKVSAAPFHVWTPDVYQGAPAPVVGLMSTAPKAAAFAVLLRITFSGYASMEHRWAILLWILAALSMTIGNLGALVQRDVKRMLAYSSIAHAGYLLVAFTAFPREGIAAAAFYTATYAAMNVGAFAVVTQISGYNESLRSLDDYTGLALKRPVLSATLAFFLLSLIGIPFTGGFFGKFYVFTSAMHAGHVWLAVIGLLNSGVACFYYLRLLAAIYTHPTKATVSPALDNLPYRHVSFSAEAGLTLAVAATLILGVFPGPILALAQRAGIATLPSLDAPAASHTRESDATLWCTQHPDECNAKVDATAH
- a CDS encoding complex I subunit 4 family protein codes for the protein MNFDASILTLILLIPLVGAILLALLPDKGKLMPGVALAVTLLTFLATLHLPSHYSYAALPGTFQFEQNISWIASPAIRYHLGVDGLSMWLVVLAGLLAPLGVLASWNAVGSRRKTFYVLFLLQQVAMLGVFLSLDLFLYYAFWELSLVPMTLLIATFGRTANRRRAAIKYFLYAFIPSAILLVGMLWVYTQTGTFDLPTIASKHLLTGHPAAMWLASLAFLVAFAVKVPVFPLHGWLADAISEAPTAAVMVLAGKLGLYSILRFSFGLFPAESHRIAPLMLALGAIGIVYGSLIAITQVDLKRLAAFATLGALSFITLGIFTFTISGLDGGIFHILSESLSGAALFILMGLLYERYGTYDIRDYGGLASKLPWVVTMFVVTTLAVVGLPMLNGFVGEFLILAGSMQSAFAHHILWTTVATTGVILSASYMLWMIQRVFYGDIGYKPDTVQAPDLDLREHVSLWILAILFLVMGVRSTFWLRAIDEVGVPLAAVLPQPQTPVKGFAPDPKVPEAKLVRTVSAPQIAKSTPQEATR